TACAGCCGCGAGTACCCGGTCGAACGCCTGTACCGCGACGCCAAGGTCACGGAAATCTACGAGGGCACCAGCGAGATCCAGCAACTCGTGATCAGCCGCGCCGTCTTCAACGAACTGACCTGACGCCCGCCCCGGCCGCAACCCTTCAGGGAGCCGCAAGGCCCGCCCGCCCACCCGCCCCACCCCGCCCCACCACAATGCAGGGTGATGCTCCGGCAACTCCTGTGGATTCCCGGCACCCTGATGGTGCTCGCCGTGATGATCGACCTGATCGTCACGTGCCTCCAGTCCGGTGAGGGGCGCCTGGGCCGCGCCGTCCACCGCCCCCTGTACGCCGCGCTGACCGCCGCCGCGCGCCTGACCGGCCGCCGCCCCCTGCTGTCCTGGACCGCGCCCCTGCTGATCCTGGGCAGCCTGACCACCTGGACGGTCCTGTGCTGGCTGGGCTGGACCCTGATCTTCTGGTCGCAGCCCGGCAGCCTCCTGGGCTCCGAGAGCGGCCAGCCCGCCACTTTCGCCGGCACGCTGTACTTCGTCGGGTACACCATCAGCACCCTGGGCCTGGGCGAGATTACCGCTCCCCAACCCCTGTGGCGACTGCTGACCGCCGTGGCATCCATCAACGGATTCTTCCTGCTGACCTTCGCCATCACCTTCATCGTGCCGATCGCGCAGGCCAGAGGCGACCGCCGCCGCCTCGCACTGCACCTGCACCGCGCCGGGCCCGGCGCACAGGCCCTGATCCTGAACGCCCACACCGACCACGACCGCGGCCTGCTGAGCCTCACCAGCGACCTGCACACCATGCTCAACGACGTGGACGCCGCCCACCTGAACTCCCCGTACCTGCACCGCTTCCACGACCACGACCCGCAGGACGCCCTGGACCTGCACCTGCCCGCCCTGGGCGAGGCGCTGCTGATCCTGCAGGGCAGCCTGACCGGCCCCTGCCCCCACGGCCTGGGCCGCACCCTGGACAGCATTGACTCCCTGACCCGGACCTTCGAACGCACCCACGGGCAGCGGCCCGCACCCGTCCCGCCCCCACCCGACCTGACCCGCCTGCGCGAGGCTGGCCTGATCCTGAAACCCGACGCCGACCTGCACGCCCACCTGCACGCCCACGCCGACCTGCGCCGCCGCCTGCACGCCATGGCACACGCCGGACAGTGGCGCTGGGATCAGGTGGCCGAACTGCCGCCCGCCCCCGACGCTGCGTGAAGGGCGACGCGCCCCACCCGTCACCCGCCCTCATGCCCGGTGACCAGACTGGACACATGCCGCTCCTGACCGCGATGTTGACCGCTGCCACCCTCGGCCCCCCGGCCCTCGCGGCGCCCTTCACGCTGACCGGCACGGGCGGCCGCCCCTGGTCCCTGAGCAGCGCCCTGGGCCGCGAACGCCTGCTGATCGTCCGTAACCCCAGCGCCGCGTACCTGAACACCGTCCGCGCGCAGGACACGGCACTCCAGGTGCGTGACCTGCGCGTCGTGGCCCTGCTGCCCCCGGACGACGCCCGCCTGAACGGCCCCCGCACCCTGATGCTCACGCTGCTCGCCGACCCGGGCGGACGCATCGGCGCGCAGTACGGCCCCGCCACGCTGATCGGCAAGGATAGCGGCGTCAAGGCCCGCTACCCCGCCCCGCCCGCTCTGAACACCGTGGGCGCCCTGATCGACACCATGCCCATGCGCCAGCAGGAACGCCAGCAGCGCGGCCGCTAGGACACCACGAGCGTCAGCACCAGCACCCGGTCGTCCGGGCCTCCCGCCTCGCCGGTCACCGTGAAGCCCGCCCGCGCTGCCAGCCGCAGCGACGCCGCGTTCCCCGGACTGATGAGACAGAACGTCTCCTGGCCCGGCACGTTCGCGTCCCGCCAGCCCAGGGCCGCCGCGACCGCCTCCGAAGCGTAGCCCCGCCCGTGCGCCCACGGCAGCGTCACCCAGCCCGCCTCCGGAAGGGCGTCCAGTTCAGGCCGATCTGCCAGCAGATCCCGCTTGAAACGCCCCAGCCCCACCTCACCCACGAACCGCCCGGACGCGCGCTCCTCGGCGACCCAGTACCCGAAGCCCAGCAGCGCCCAGTGACCCGGATGCCGCAGGAGCCGCGTCCACACGTCCTGCCGCGCCAGGGGCCACCCGCTGGTGTAGCGCGTGACGACCGGGTCCTGCCACAGTTCCACGCAGGCGTCCAGATCGTCCATGCGGTGCGGGCGCAGCAGCAGGCGCGGGGTGGTCAGGATGGGGGCGTGCATGCCGTCACCGTACCGCACGGCCCTACAGCACAGGGGCCGCCCACCCGGAGGTGCAGCGGCCCTGTCGCCCATGCGTGGCAATCGGCTGTGGTCAGTCCGTGTACGCGCCCACCGACGCGCTGCTGACCAGCTTGGCGTACTTGGCGAGCACGCCGCGCTTGTAGCGGGGTTCGGGTTGCACCCAGGCGGCGCGGCGGCGGGCGAGTTCGGCGTCGTCCACATGCAGGGTGAGTTTCAGGGTTTCGGCGTCCAGTTCGATGGTGTCGCCCTCATGCACCAGGGCGATGGTGCCGCCCACGAACGCCTCGGGCGCGACGTGACCGACGACCAGGCCGAAGGTGCCGCCACTGAAGCGACCGTCGGTGATCAGGCCCACGGAGTCGCCCAGGCCCTTGCCGATGATGGCGCTGGTGGGGGAGAGCATCTCGCGCATGCCGGGGCCGCCCCTGGGGCCTTCGTAGCGGATGACGAGTACGTCGCCGGCGCGGATGCGGTCGCCCATGATCGCCTCCATGCATTCCTCTTCGCTGTCGAACACGCGGGCGGGGCCGGTGATCTTGATGCTTTTCAGGCCGCTGATCTTGGCCACGGAACCTTCCTCGGCGAGGTTGCCGCGCAGGATGGCGAGGTGCCCTTCGGTGTACAGCGGGTCGCTGAAGGCGCGGATGACGTCCTGCCCCTCGCTGGGCGCGTCGGGTTCGTCCGCGAGGTTCTCGGCGACGGTCTTGCCGGTCACGGTCAGGCAGTCGCCGTGCAGCAGGCCTTCTTTCAGCAGCATCTTCATGACACGGGGAATGCCGCCGACGACGTGCAGGTCAGTGGCCACGTACTTCCCGCTGGGTTTCAGGTCGCAGAAGACCGGGGTGCGTTCGCGGATGCGTTCGAAGTCCGCCAGGGTCAGGTCGATGTCGCAGGCGTGCGCGATGGCCATCAGGTGCAGGACGGCGTTGGTGCTGCCGCCGACGGCCATGATGACCGTGATGGCGTTCTCGAAGGCCTCTTTCGTCAGGATGTCCAGCGGGCGGATGTCCTGCTCGATGAGGTTCAGCAGGGCGCGGGCGCTGTCGGCGCTCGACACGGCTTTCTCGGCGTCCACGGCGCTCATGGTGCTGGAGAAGGGCAGGCTCATGCCCATGGCCTCGAAGGCGCTGCTCATGGTGTTCGCGGTGTACATGCCGCCGCACGAGCCGTTGCCGGGGCAGGCGCGTTTCTCGATCTCGGTGAAGTCCTCACGGCTGATCTTGCCCGCACCGAACGCCCCGACCGCCTCGAACACGCTGACGATGGTCAGGTCCTTGCCGTCGTAGTGGCCGGGTTTGATGGTGCCGCCGTACACGAAGATCGCGGGGATGTTCAGTCGGGCGATGCCGATCATGGCGCCCGGCATGTTCTTGTCGCAGCCGCCCACGACGATCACGCCGTCGTGGCTCTGCCCGCGCGACACGGTCTCGATGGAGTCGGCGATCACCTCGCGGCTCACGAGGCTGCACTTCATGCCCTCGGTGCCCATGCTGATGCCGTCACTGACGGTGATGGTGCCGTAGATCTGCGGCATGCCGCCGCCCTCGCGGATGGCGCCCGTGATGTGGTCGGCCAGTTCGCCCAGCCCGTTGTTGCAGGGCGTGATGTTGCTCTGCGCGTGCGCCACCCCGATGATGGGTTTCTCGAAGTCGCCGTCCTCGAAGCCCACGGCGCGCAGCATGGCGCGGTTCGGGGCGCGCTCGTCGCCCTGCGTGATGTGGTGGCTGTTCCAGTTCAGTTTCCGCTTCTGCGCCGTGTCGGTCATGCCTCACCCTACGCCCGGCCGCGCCCGCCTGCGCGCAGAGGCACAGACAGGCGGCGTCGCGGCGGCGCTCAGCCGATGTTCAGGCCGATGTCGAACGTCGCCGTGTACCCCTTTACAGGGTCACCCTTGACGCTCAGGAGCAGCTGGCTGCCGCCGTTGCGGTAGATGCCGTCCTGCGCGTTGGGCGTGTCGGCCTTCGTGCCGTGCGCGCTGTACGGCGCGCGGGCGAACACGGCGCTGTTCACGCTTTCCGGGAAGAACAGCTGCGAAGTGAACTCGCCCGTCGCCTTCCCGCTGGCATTCAGGGGCCGCAGCTTGAAGTGGATGTGTACGGCCCGGCCGCGGTACCAGCCGGGGTAGATGGTCGTGAATTTCGCGCGGCCCTGCGCGTCCGTGACCTGCGAGCCGCGCAGGAAGTCCCCGGTGTTGCCCTGCACGTCCGAGTACACGCCCTGCGCGTCGCAGTGCCACACGTCGATCAGCACCTGCCCGCGCGGGGTGCAGCCGCCCACCGCGACCCGACTGACCTCGAAATTCAGCGTGAGCGGCACCCCGGCGCTCAGCTTCCCGGTCGTGGTGTCGCGGCGGATGTCGCTGCGGCGCGGTTCGCTCTCCACGAAGTACGGCCCCTCGGTCATGGCGGGCCGGACCACGCAGCCGGGCAGGCCACTGGCGGCGCTCGCCTGTCCCGCCCCGCCGCTGCGCTGTGCGAGGACGCCGCCCGCGCCCAGGGCGGTGGCCCCGGCTCCCAGGCCCAGCAACCTCAGGGCGTGGCGGCGGCTCAGGAGCGTGCCGATCATCTCGTCGTCGTTGTCCTCGTCGGGGGCGTGGGTGGGGGCGGTGGTCGGGTTCGGGCGGTGCGGGTCGTTCGGCATGGATCCTCCGGTGTGGGGCGCGCCGTCTGGCGAACCTGTGCTCCTATCGTGCCCCGCCCCGGTTAAAGCAGGGTTGGGCCGCCCCACAGGCAAGGAGAGCGCAGGAGGGGTGGCTGCCAGCAGAAAGCGGCCCCCAGATGGCGGGGGCCGCTCCGACAGGGCGTTTACTGACTGGCGGGCGCGACGGTCACGGCGGCCGGGAAGGCCTCGGTGCCCAGGCGGGCGATCTGCGCGTCCAGGTACTTCTGCGCGGCGTCCTTGCCCAGCTGGTCGCGGATCAGGGGCGCGGCGTCCGCCAGGGGCAGCGTGCCCGCCTCGGTGCGCCTGGTGACGGTCAGGACGTGCCAGCCGAACTGCGACTGCACGGTCTGCACGGCGTTCACGGGGCCCTTGAAGCTGGCCGTGTCGAAGGTCTCGACCATCTCGCCGGGGCCGAAGCAACCCAGGTCGCCGCCCTGCGCGGCGCTGCCCGGATCCTGGCTCTTCTCGGCGGCGATCTTCGCGAAGTCCGCGCCGCCCGCCAGGTCCCGCGTGATGGCCTGCGCGTCGGCCTGGGCCGGCACCAGGATGTGCTTCACGCAGGCCTGCGCGTCCTGCGCGAAGTCCGCGCGGTGCAGGTTGTAGTACCCGGCAACCAGCGCGTCCCCGAACGTGAAGCGCTTCTGGATGCCCTGCAGGTACGCGCCCACGACGCTCTGGCGTTCCAGTTCGCGGCGCAGGTCGGCGGCGTCCGCGTACCCGGTGGCGTTCAGCGCCTCGGCGAAGTCCGCGTCGGATTCGAAGTCGCTGCGGGCGTCCACGATCTGCTGATCGAGTGCGGCGGCGTCGGGTTTGTTGTTCACGCGGGCCAGCTGGTACACCGCGCGGTCCCGCAGGAACTGCTTGAGGAACTCGGGGCGGGCGGCAGCGAACTCGCTGAGGTACGCGTCCTCGAAGGGCACGCCCTGGGCGTTCACGACCCGCGCGGCTGCCAGCCGGAAGGCCCGGTCGAAGTCGCCCAGCGTCAGGGTTTCCTTGCCGACCCGGCCGACCGGCGTGGCCGGATCGGCCGCCGGCGTGGCCACTGCGGGCGTCGCCGTCGCCGGGGCAGTGGTCGCCGGGGCCGTCGTGGCGGGGGCGGTGGTGGCGGGCGCGGTCTGTGCGCCGGCGGTCTGGAAGGCGACGCCGCTCAGCAGCGCTGCGGTCAGGAGCAGTTGTTTCACGATCCGTACTGTAGCGTCCCGCGCGGCGCACTCCATGACAGTCTCCTGTGACCGCCCCCGCCTGAGACGCCCCGGTGGACGCCCCCCCGCCTGCTACAATCCCCCCCGTGCGCCTGAGCCTAGTAGAAACCACCGATCCGCGCGTGTACGACGACGCCGTGCGGAACCTCCCCATCACCAGCGCCCTGCAGGGCTGGGGGTACGGCGAGGCGCGGCGAACGCTGGGGCAGACCCCCCTACGCTACCTGATCACGCAGGACGGCCGCACCGTGGGCGCCGTGCAGCTGCTGCGTAAACGCCTCGTGCCGGGCTTCAGTACCCTATACGCGCCGCGCGGCCCGGCCCTGGAAAGCCTGGACCTGCTACCCGCCTTCGCGGAGGCCGTGCGGCGCGTGGCTCGGCCCACCGACGCCCTGCTGAAGGTCGAGCCGCCCGTTCCGTTCCTGGCCGACGACAGCGTGATCCTGCCCGAGTCGTACGGCCCGCTGCGCCGCGCCGACCCGGAACAGCCGGAACACACCATCGTCGCGGACCTCACCCGCAGCGAACAGGACATGATGGCGGGCCTGTCCAGCATGGCCCGCCGGAACATCCGCACCGCCGAGAAACTCGGGGTGGTCGCGGGCCGCGACGACGACTTCGAGGCGTTCTGGGAGATCTTCACCGCCACGAACGAACGCGCCAGACTGGGCGCCTTCCCCCGCGAGTACTACGAGACCATGCTGCGTGAGGGCAACGCGCACGGCGGCGAGGCGTACATCGTGCTGTCCCGCTACCAGGGCCGCGCGCTGGCCGGCGGGTTCTTCCTGGCAATGGGTAAGGGCACCTACTACCTGTTCGGCGGCAGCGTCCGGGACGACCGCGTGGACGACCAGGGCAACCCCCTGAAAGACGCCAAGGCCCCCGACGCCTTCTACTGGAACGCCATGCTGGACGCCAAACGCCACGGCTACGAACTGTTCGACTTCTGGGGCATTCCGCGCGTGCTGGACGAAAGCAAGCACTCGTACGGGGTGTTCAAGATGAAACTCAAGTTCAGCGAGCAGCGCGTCTGGTACCCCGCCTACGACCTGAACCTGAACCC
The DNA window shown above is from Deinococcus sp. LM3 and carries:
- a CDS encoding potassium channel family protein, with the translated sequence MLRQLLWIPGTLMVLAVMIDLIVTCLQSGEGRLGRAVHRPLYAALTAAARLTGRRPLLSWTAPLLILGSLTTWTVLCWLGWTLIFWSQPGSLLGSESGQPATFAGTLYFVGYTISTLGLGEITAPQPLWRLLTAVASINGFFLLTFAITFIVPIAQARGDRRRLALHLHRAGPGAQALILNAHTDHDRGLLSLTSDLHTMLNDVDAAHLNSPYLHRFHDHDPQDALDLHLPALGEALLILQGSLTGPCPHGLGRTLDSIDSLTRTFERTHGQRPAPVPPPPDLTRLREAGLILKPDADLHAHLHAHADLRRRLHAMAHAGQWRWDQVAELPPAPDAA
- a CDS encoding DUF4174 domain-containing protein gives rise to the protein MPLLTAMLTAATLGPPALAAPFTLTGTGGRPWSLSSALGRERLLIVRNPSAAYLNTVRAQDTALQVRDLRVVALLPPDDARLNGPRTLMLTLLADPGGRIGAQYGPATLIGKDSGVKARYPAPPALNTVGALIDTMPMRQQERQQRGR
- a CDS encoding GNAT family N-acetyltransferase produces the protein MHAPILTTPRLLLRPHRMDDLDACVELWQDPVVTRYTSGWPLARQDVWTRLLRHPGHWALLGFGYWVAEERASGRFVGEVGLGRFKRDLLADRPELDALPEAGWVTLPWAHGRGYASEAVAAALGWRDANVPGQETFCLISPGNAASLRLAARAGFTVTGEAGGPDDRVLVLTLVVS
- the ilvD gene encoding dihydroxy-acid dehydratase; this translates as MTDTAQKRKLNWNSHHITQGDERAPNRAMLRAVGFEDGDFEKPIIGVAHAQSNITPCNNGLGELADHITGAIREGGGMPQIYGTITVSDGISMGTEGMKCSLVSREVIADSIETVSRGQSHDGVIVVGGCDKNMPGAMIGIARLNIPAIFVYGGTIKPGHYDGKDLTIVSVFEAVGAFGAGKISREDFTEIEKRACPGNGSCGGMYTANTMSSAFEAMGMSLPFSSTMSAVDAEKAVSSADSARALLNLIEQDIRPLDILTKEAFENAITVIMAVGGSTNAVLHLMAIAHACDIDLTLADFERIRERTPVFCDLKPSGKYVATDLHVVGGIPRVMKMLLKEGLLHGDCLTVTGKTVAENLADEPDAPSEGQDVIRAFSDPLYTEGHLAILRGNLAEEGSVAKISGLKSIKITGPARVFDSEEECMEAIMGDRIRAGDVLVIRYEGPRGGPGMREMLSPTSAIIGKGLGDSVGLITDGRFSGGTFGLVVGHVAPEAFVGGTIALVHEGDTIELDAETLKLTLHVDDAELARRRAAWVQPEPRYKRGVLAKYAKLVSSASVGAYTD
- a CDS encoding intradiol ring-cleavage dioxygenase, with translation MPNDPHRPNPTTAPTHAPDEDNDDEMIGTLLSRRHALRLLGLGAGATALGAGGVLAQRSGGAGQASAASGLPGCVVRPAMTEGPYFVESEPRRSDIRRDTTTGKLSAGVPLTLNFEVSRVAVGGCTPRGQVLIDVWHCDAQGVYSDVQGNTGDFLRGSQVTDAQGRAKFTTIYPGWYRGRAVHIHFKLRPLNASGKATGEFTSQLFFPESVNSAVFARAPYSAHGTKADTPNAQDGIYRNGGSQLLLSVKGDPVKGYTATFDIGLNIG
- a CDS encoding peptidylprolyl isomerase; the encoded protein is MKQLLLTAALLSGVAFQTAGAQTAPATTAPATTAPATTAPATATPAVATPAADPATPVGRVGKETLTLGDFDRAFRLAAARVVNAQGVPFEDAYLSEFAAARPEFLKQFLRDRAVYQLARVNNKPDAAALDQQIVDARSDFESDADFAEALNATGYADAADLRRELERQSVVGAYLQGIQKRFTFGDALVAGYYNLHRADFAQDAQACVKHILVPAQADAQAITRDLAGGADFAKIAAEKSQDPGSAAQGGDLGCFGPGEMVETFDTASFKGPVNAVQTVQSQFGWHVLTVTRRTEAGTLPLADAAPLIRDQLGKDAAQKYLDAQIARLGTEAFPAAVTVAPASQ
- a CDS encoding peptidoglycan bridge formation glycyltransferase FemA/FemB family protein, encoding MRLSLVETTDPRVYDDAVRNLPITSALQGWGYGEARRTLGQTPLRYLITQDGRTVGAVQLLRKRLVPGFSTLYAPRGPALESLDLLPAFAEAVRRVARPTDALLKVEPPVPFLADDSVILPESYGPLRRADPEQPEHTIVADLTRSEQDMMAGLSSMARRNIRTAEKLGVVAGRDDDFEAFWEIFTATNERARLGAFPREYYETMLREGNAHGGEAYIVLSRYQGRALAGGFFLAMGKGTYYLFGGSVRDDRVDDQGNPLKDAKAPDAFYWNAMLDAKRHGYELFDFWGIPRVLDESKHSYGVFKMKLKFSEQRVWYPAYDLNLNPAAPAIVRALRWRKTQNNLRKRGSADDVL